In a single window of the Thunnus albacares chromosome 1, fThuAlb1.1, whole genome shotgun sequence genome:
- the rab27a gene encoding ras-related protein Rab-27A — protein sequence MSDGDYDYLIKFLALGDSGVGKTSFLYQYTDGKFNSKFITTVGIDFREKRVVYKSTGPDGSSGKGQKIHMQLWDTAGQERFRSLTTAFFRDAMGFLLLFDLTNEQSFLNVRNWMSQLQVHAYCENPDIVLCGNKCDLSDQRAVSEEEARELAEKYGIPYFETSAANGQNVNKSVDVLLDLIMKRMERCVDKSWIPDGTVRANGPTNPDLSEGSERSKCAC from the exons ATGTCTGATGGGGACTATGATTACCTCATCAAATTCCTAGCCCTCGGTGACTCTGGCGTGGGAAAAACCAGCTTCCTCTACCAGTACACAGATGGCAAGTTTAACTCCAAGTTCATCACTACAGTCGGAATAGacttcagagaaaaaagagTG gtCTATAAATCAACGGGTCCAGATGGGTCATCAGGCAAAGGACAGAAGATCCACATGCAGCTGTGGGACACTGCAGGACAGGAGAG GTTTCGGAGTTTGACAACTGCGTTCTTTAGGGATGCAATGggtttcctcctcctgtttgaCCTCACTAATGAACAAAGTTTCCTCAACGTCAGAAACTGGATGA GCCAGTTACAGGTTCATGCATACTGCGAAAATCCAGACATAGTTCTATGCGGCAACAAATGTGACCTGTCAGATCAGAGAGCAGTGAGTGAAGAAGAGGCCCGTGAGCTGGCAGAGAAGTATGG AATCCCTTATTTCGAGACAAGTGCTGCAAACGGACAGAATGTCAACAAGTCTGTGGACGTCCTGCTGGACCTCATCATGAAGAGGATGGAACGATGCGTCGACAAGTCCTGGATCCCTGACGGGACCGTCCGAGCTAATGGACCTACCAACCCAGACCTCTCAGAAGGCTCGGAGAGGAGCAAATGTGCATGTTAG
- the LOC122980445 gene encoding protein PIGBOS1 — protein MFRRRIPFTQIAFATILGVGGGIYIYKPCFEPELKTSGQKNQDVPKKQNETEGNSSSL, from the coding sequence ATGTTTCGACGAAGAATACCCTTCACACAGATTGCCTTTGCCACCATTCTGGGAGTCGGTGGTGGCATTTATATCTACAAACCCTGTTTTGAGCCAGAGCTGAAGACCTCAGGACAGAAAAACCAGGATGTGCCAAAGAAACAGAATGAAACTGAAGGAAATAGTTCATCACTCTGA